Proteins from a genomic interval of Pseudomonadota bacterium:
- the coaBC gene encoding bifunctional phosphopantothenoylcysteine decarboxylase/phosphopantothenate--cysteine ligase CoaBC: MLNGKEIIVGITGGIAAYKTAELVRELTKRGANVHVVMTKNAMEFVTPLTFQTISGNPVIHEMFELFSGSKIGHIALSDIADQMVIVPATANIIGKIANGIADDFLTTMVMAIIVPILFVPSMNTKMWESKIVQMNMEKLKDAGYEFMEPGTGDLACGTVGKGRLPTIEEIVEKMEDIFTVKDLIGERILITTGPTTEFIDPVRCITNMSSGKMGFAIARIAKRRGAEVILITGRTQLPPPRSDIEIIEVTTALEMRDAVMQHFKRCTIIIKAAAVADFKCMAKNCQKIKKKGNEDTMVLELEKNPDIIGELGRVKENRILVGFAAETENLIEHATEKLKKKNLDLIVANNVAKKGIGFGSDNNEVTIIETTGRIKQVPMRNKEEIGYIILDAVKRLMKKRIKAEDDWY; this comes from the coding sequence ATGTTAAACGGTAAAGAAATTATAGTCGGCATTACAGGCGGCATTGCTGCCTATAAAACAGCCGAGCTTGTAAGAGAGTTGACAAAAAGGGGTGCAAACGTTCACGTGGTTATGACTAAGAACGCCATGGAATTCGTTACTCCTTTAACTTTCCAGACAATTTCCGGTAACCCTGTAATCCATGAGATGTTCGAGCTTTTTTCCGGCTCAAAAATAGGGCATATAGCCCTCTCTGATATTGCAGATCAAATGGTGATTGTCCCGGCCACGGCAAATATTATCGGGAAAATTGCCAACGGCATTGCCGATGATTTTCTGACAACCATGGTGATGGCGATTATAGTGCCAATACTTTTTGTGCCGTCTATGAATACAAAGATGTGGGAAAGCAAGATAGTGCAGATGAATATGGAAAAGCTGAAGGATGCCGGTTATGAATTTATGGAGCCTGGAACAGGTGACCTTGCCTGTGGCACTGTCGGAAAAGGGAGATTGCCTACAATCGAGGAAATAGTTGAAAAGATGGAGGATATATTCACAGTAAAGGACTTGATAGGAGAAAGGATACTTATTACTACAGGACCTACAACTGAATTTATTGATCCTGTGAGGTGTATTACAAACATGTCTTCAGGCAAAATGGGGTTTGCAATAGCAAGGATTGCAAAGAGAAGGGGAGCAGAAGTAATTCTCATAACAGGCAGGACACAGTTGCCTCCTCCAAGGAGTGATATTGAGATCATTGAAGTTACTACTGCTTTGGAGATGAGGGATGCCGTAATGCAGCATTTCAAGCGCTGCACTATTATCATCAAAGCAGCGGCAGTAGCTGATTTCAAATGTATGGCTAAAAACTGCCAGAAGATTAAAAAGAAGGGCAATGAGGACACTATGGTGCTGGAGCTTGAAAAAAATCCTGACATAATAGGAGAGCTCGGCAGGGTAAAAGAAAATAGAATACTCGTAGGTTTTGCCGCAGAGACTGAAAACCTTATAGAACATGCCACAGAAAAATTGAAAAAAAAGAATCTGGATTTAATAGTGGCTAATAATGTTGCAAAGAAAGGAATAGGTTTTGGCTCCGACAACAACGAAGTTACGATTATCGAGACAACAGGTCGTATAAAACAGGTGCCTATGCGCAACAAAGAGGAAATTGGATATATCATTCTCGATGCTGTAAAGAGGCTGATGAAAAAAAGAATTAAAGCTGAAGATGACTGGTACTAA
- the coaD gene encoding pantetheine-phosphate adenylyltransferase — translation MKRRIAVYPGSFDPITYGHIDILMRGLELFDKVIVAIAHNIEKRSLFTVQERMDLIKKSVEGNENVLIDNFEGLLVDYVKKVNARFVIRGLRAMSDFEYEFQMASMNRNLNQGMDTIFMMTSKDYFFVSSRTIKEVAAFGGPVGAFVPEVVENSLKEKFSIK, via the coding sequence ATGAAACGTAGAATTGCAGTGTATCCCGGTTCTTTTGATCCCATTACATACGGTCATATAGATATACTCATGAGAGGTCTTGAGCTTTTTGACAAGGTTATTGTTGCAATTGCACATAATATTGAAAAAAGATCACTTTTTACTGTGCAAGAACGGATGGACTTGATAAAGAAATCTGTTGAAGGTAATGAAAATGTACTGATCGATAATTTCGAGGGTTTATTGGTTGATTATGTAAAGAAGGTCAACGCCCGTTTTGTGATACGCGGACTGCGGGCAATGAGTGATTTTGAATATGAATTTCAGATGGCATCAATGAACAGGAATTTAAATCAGGGTATGGATACAATATTTATGATGACAAGCAAAGACTATTTCTTTGTCAGCTCAAGAACCATAAAAGAGGTTGCCGCATTCGGAGGACCTGTCGGGGCTTTTGTCCCGGAAGTAGTTGAAAATAGCTTAAAGGAGAAATTTTCAATTAAGTGA
- the rsmD gene encoding 16S rRNA (guanine(966)-N(2))-methyltransferase RsmD, with translation MDKLRITGGYLKGRNIAILKNGSARYTSSKVREAIFNLIGDISGCKVLDLFAGSGSFTIEAVSRGAVSATCVERDGDVAAILQKNLSGLSIDKDCLVLNMDVKYAVPFLCKRLYNYDIIFMDPPYKKGLVTETMLLLKNSVVYDNGTIFIVEHSKREGIDLTFWKGLEEITVRQYGNTNISIFKVDDKCS, from the coding sequence ATGGATAAGCTCAGAATAACCGGCGGATATTTAAAAGGCAGAAACATTGCAATATTGAAAAACGGAAGCGCCCGATATACATCCTCAAAAGTAAGGGAGGCCATTTTTAACCTTATTGGAGATATAAGCGGCTGCAAAGTCCTGGATTTATTTGCAGGTTCAGGCTCATTTACCATTGAAGCTGTGAGCAGGGGGGCTGTTTCTGCAACATGCGTGGAGAGGGACGGAGATGTGGCAGCCATTCTTCAGAAAAATCTTTCCGGGCTCTCCATAGATAAGGATTGCCTTGTATTGAATATGGATGTAAAATATGCAGTTCCTTTTCTCTGTAAGAGGTTGTACAACTATGATATAATTTTTATGGACCCTCCGTACAAAAAGGGTCTTGTAACGGAAACCATGTTGTTGTTAAAAAATAGTGTTGTATATGATAATGGTACGATTTTTATTGTAGAGCATTCAAAGAGAGAAGGGATAGACCTGACATTTTGGAAAGGGTTGGAGGAAATAACTGTCAGGCAATATGGAAACACAAATATCAGCATCTTCAAGGTGGATGATAAATGCAGTTAG
- a CDS encoding D-alanyl-D-alanine carboxypeptidase yields the protein MKKWLVIVLTLLLWANTAYGKPHAQKKHIKSADASNAKVQAAKEAPYKAYIVVEAGSGKVIEGENANAKRPPASVTKLMVACIVLDKLTKGEIQLTDKITASKEASKIGGSQVYLKEGEVFSLEDLMKATLVASGNDAAYAIAEHIAGGKEGFVALMNEKAKALGMVDTQFRSVHGLPPSKGQEEDLTTCSDLAILARELLKYPKILEWTSIKTEGFRDGKFIMNNHNKLLVKMPGIVDGLKTGYYRETGFNVAATGKKNDLRFIVVVMGSPTANIRDGIAMEKFKKAFSLYKTLNVVKKGELIDKDIFLEDGKYRKIKGIANADFACTVPNDKKGNIKKEIVLPEKIKGEIREGQKFGELVVKLDNEIVGKVDIVSPVYVPKANLFTRLIRKIGFNI from the coding sequence ATGAAGAAATGGCTTGTAATTGTATTAACACTTTTACTGTGGGCGAATACAGCTTATGGAAAGCCTCATGCCCAAAAAAAGCATATAAAAAGCGCCGATGCATCCAATGCAAAAGTGCAGGCAGCAAAAGAAGCACCGTATAAAGCGTATATTGTGGTTGAGGCAGGCAGCGGCAAGGTAATCGAAGGCGAAAATGCCAATGCAAAAAGGCCGCCTGCAAGTGTAACAAAACTCATGGTTGCCTGTATTGTCCTGGATAAGCTTACAAAAGGGGAGATACAGCTTACCGACAAAATTACTGCCTCAAAAGAGGCATCAAAGATAGGCGGCAGCCAGGTTTACTTAAAGGAAGGCGAAGTATTTTCCCTTGAGGATTTGATGAAGGCAACACTTGTAGCTTCAGGTAACGACGCTGCCTATGCAATTGCCGAACATATAGCAGGAGGCAAGGAAGGGTTTGTTGCTTTGATGAACGAGAAGGCCAAGGCATTAGGTATGGTTGACACACAGTTTCGTTCTGTCCACGGACTCCCTCCTTCAAAGGGACAGGAAGAAGATCTGACAACCTGTAGTGATCTTGCCATACTTGCAAGAGAACTCCTGAAATACCCTAAAATACTTGAATGGACATCAATAAAGACCGAGGGTTTCAGAGACGGAAAGTTTATCATGAATAACCATAACAAACTTCTCGTGAAGATGCCGGGCATCGTTGACGGTTTAAAAACAGGGTACTATAGAGAGACGGGTTTTAATGTCGCGGCAACAGGAAAAAAGAACGATTTAAGATTCATCGTTGTTGTAATGGGAAGCCCTACGGCAAATATACGCGACGGTATTGCCATGGAGAAGTTCAAAAAGGCATTTTCTTTATACAAGACATTGAATGTTGTAAAAAAAGGGGAATTGATTGATAAAGATATATTTCTGGAAGACGGGAAATACAGGAAGATAAAAGGGATAGCGAATGCAGATTTTGCCTGTACCGTCCCGAATGACAAAAAAGGAAATATTAAAAAGGAAATAGTCTTGCCCGAAAAAATAAAGGGTGAGATACGGGAAGGTCAAAAATTTGGTGAGCTTGTTGTTAAACTGGATAATGAAATTGTCGGCAAGGTGGACATAGTTTCGCCTGTATATGTGCCAAAGGCAAACCTGTTTACAAGGCTTATACGAAAAATAGGTTTTAATATTTAA
- a CDS encoding nodulation protein NfeD, with product MKINLKLFTIHYSLFTILLCFYSFLLFTAISLVAFNAHANEIYTIRIQGAIQPPVAGFIAESVAKAEKDGGEALVILLDTPGGLDTSMRDIVKNIMDANIPVIVYVYPSGARAASAGSIILLASHIAAMAPGTNTGAAHPVTIGKDKVDKEMMTKVTKDAEAYVRSIAAKRARNVEWAAKAVSQSASITASDALEKHVIDIIAKNMDDLLTQADGKTVETKKGKLTLKLKGKNKVEIDMPFKYKFLSYLSDPNVAYLLMMLGIYGILFEIYSPGAIFPGVVGGISIILALYAFQTIPITFAGVFLILLGIVFFVLELKIISHGMLGFAGIISIIIGSVMLVDLPDSTLSISWKSILTVAILSGIFFFGVLSYAIKAQLLKVKTGSEGLIGESGVAKTDVSGRGKVFLHGELWNAKSDESIMQGEQVVVTGIEGLGLIVKKKGG from the coding sequence GTGAAAATAAATCTGAAATTATTCACTATTCACTATTCACTATTCACTATTTTATTGTGCTTCTACAGCTTCCTCCTTTTTACAGCAATCTCTCTTGTTGCATTTAATGCCCATGCAAATGAGATCTACACGATCAGGATACAAGGGGCCATACAGCCGCCCGTTGCCGGATTTATAGCAGAATCTGTTGCAAAAGCTGAAAAGGACGGCGGCGAAGCCCTTGTCATTCTCCTTGATACACCCGGCGGCCTCGATACATCCATGAGGGATATTGTTAAGAATATAATGGATGCGAACATACCGGTTATCGTCTATGTTTACCCTTCCGGGGCAAGGGCTGCATCTGCGGGCAGCATTATTCTCCTTGCATCCCACATCGCCGCCATGGCGCCGGGAACAAACACCGGCGCAGCTCACCCGGTCACTATCGGAAAAGACAAAGTAGATAAAGAGATGATGACAAAGGTGACGAAAGACGCTGAGGCATATGTGAGAAGTATTGCAGCCAAAAGAGCCCGCAACGTTGAATGGGCGGCAAAAGCAGTCAGCCAGAGTGCCTCCATAACAGCAAGCGATGCCCTTGAAAAACATGTTATCGATATTATTGCGAAAAACATGGATGACCTTCTGACACAGGCAGATGGAAAGACAGTGGAAACAAAAAAGGGCAAATTGACGCTGAAATTGAAGGGCAAGAACAAGGTCGAGATTGACATGCCCTTCAAGTATAAGTTCCTGTCGTATCTAAGCGATCCGAATGTGGCGTACTTACTTATGATGCTCGGTATTTACGGAATTCTATTTGAAATTTACAGTCCGGGAGCAATATTCCCCGGCGTGGTGGGCGGAATTTCCATTATACTCGCCCTGTATGCATTTCAGACAATACCGATAACTTTTGCCGGTGTATTCCTTATTTTGCTCGGTATAGTCTTCTTTGTTCTTGAGCTGAAAATCATAAGTCACGGTATGCTCGGGTTTGCAGGGATCATATCGATTATAATAGGTTCTGTAATGCTTGTTGACCTTCCGGACAGTACGCTTTCCATATCCTGGAAAAGTATACTTACTGTAGCAATACTGTCTGGCATATTTTTTTTCGGTGTGTTATCGTATGCGATAAAGGCCCAGCTTTTAAAGGTTAAAACAGGAAGCGAGGGGCTTATTGGAGAGTCCGGTGTTGCAAAAACCGATGTATCCGGGAGGGGGAAAGTGTTTCTTCATGGAGAATTATGGAATGCGAAAAGCGATGAGTCGATCATGCAAGGAGAACAGGTTGTTGTGACAGGCATTGAAGGACTTGGGCTTATCGTTAAGAAAAAAGGAGGTTAA
- a CDS encoding slipin family protein gives MPIYLFIIALIIFFLASAIKILNEYERGVIFRLGRVLGTPKGPGLIILIPIVDRMVKVSLRTVVLDIPPQDVITRDNVSIKVNAVVYFRVIDSLKAIIDVENYLYATSQLSQTTLRSVLGQAELDDLLAHREKINERLQEILDTHTESWGIKVSNVEVKNVDLPQEMQRAIARQAEAERERRAKIIGAEGEYQAATKLSEASEILSKNPMALQLRYMQTLIEISTEKNSTIIFPLPIDLIKMFMEKVK, from the coding sequence ATGCCGATTTATCTGTTTATTATAGCTTTGATAATATTTTTTCTTGCGAGTGCAATAAAGATTTTAAATGAGTATGAGAGGGGTGTTATATTCAGGCTCGGACGGGTGCTCGGCACTCCGAAGGGTCCGGGGCTCATCATTCTTATCCCCATAGTTGACAGAATGGTAAAGGTAAGCCTGAGGACTGTTGTTCTTGATATCCCGCCACAGGATGTCATTACACGGGATAATGTGTCGATAAAGGTGAATGCCGTTGTGTACTTCAGGGTAATAGATTCTTTGAAGGCGATTATCGATGTAGAAAATTATCTCTATGCAACAAGTCAGCTTTCCCAGACAACCTTAAGGAGCGTTCTGGGACAGGCCGAACTCGATGACCTTCTGGCCCACAGGGAAAAGATCAACGAGAGATTGCAGGAGATACTGGATACACACACCGAGTCCTGGGGCATCAAGGTGTCAAATGTGGAGGTTAAGAACGTGGATCTGCCGCAGGAGATGCAGAGGGCTATCGCACGGCAGGCAGAGGCTGAGCGTGAGAGAAGGGCAAAGATCATCGGGGCCGAGGGTGAGTATCAGGCAGCCACAAAGCTTTCAGAAGCATCTGAAATACTCTCAAAAAATCCGATGGCTTTACAGTTGCGTTATATGCAGACCCTGATTGAAATTTCAACAGAGAAAAATTCTACTATAATATTCCCATTACCGATTGATCTTATAAAAATGTTTATGGAGAAAGTAAAATAA